GATATTTACTCACGGCTGTTACGTGAGCGGATTATCTTTTTGGGTCAACAAGTTGATAGCAATTTGGCTAACTTGATTGTGGCTCAACTACTGTTTTTAGATGCTGAAGACCCAGAGAAAGACATTTATTTGTATATAAATTCTCCAGGTGGTTCTGTGACTGCCGGTATGGGGATTTTTAATACTATGAAACAGATTCGCCCTGATGTTTGTACTATCTGTACAGGATTAGCAGCAAGTATGGGTGCTTTTCTTCTCAGTGCTGGTACTAAAGGTAAGCGGATGAGTTTACCCCATTCGCGAATTATGATTCACCAACCTTTAGGCGGCGCACAAGGTCAAGCAACTGATATTGAAATTCAGGCGCGAGAAATTCTCTACCACAAGCGACGTTTAAATGAATATTTAGCCGAACACACTGGTCAACCCCTCGACCGCATCGCGGAAGATACTGAGCGTGATTTCTTCATGTCTCCCCATGAAGCCCAAGAATACGGCTTAATTGACCAAGTGATTGACCGTCATGCTGCTGGTAGTCGTCCAGTGGCGATGGTTGGGCAGTAGTTAAGGTTTGTAGTAAGCACTTTAGTGCTGAATCATTTAGGACTAAAGTCCTTACTACGGACTAATTAAAACCCCGCAATTGGATCTGGTTGAGATTCTAGGTATTTAAGGAAGCTGTGTAATTCGTCTTCTGTTAATAAAGTACGTCCGCGTTTACCGTAGGTTTTAATTAAATATTCTCTCCCTTGTTCTGGTGTCCAACCTAAGCGCTGCAATTCGACATCAGTTTTCGCAATTACATCCGATAAATCTACAGGCTCGGATTTTTTCTTTTTCTTCCCTGTACCACCTGATATGCTGGTTACATTTTCTTGTGGTGTGTAACTACGGGGGGTAAATGGGGTGACATTACTACTCGCTACTTCTGGGATGCTAGGTAGTTCTGGTGGTTGTGAAGATAACAAGGGTAGGTCTTCTATTGGTGGTTCAAATTCTGGTTCTTGGTAGGTAGTGGTGGGTAAGCTGGGGCTGAAATCAGGGGTTGGGGTAGTGGTTTTACTAGCCTTGGGTACTTCAGATTTTGCTGGCAAACTATTTAATACATCTTTGCTTTCGTCATGGGTGCTGTTAATTGACCAACTTTTACTGGCAAAATCTTCATTTTTAACTGGGGTATAAGTCGGTTCGCTAGGGGTAGAATTAATCTGTACTGGAGATGCGATCGCCTCCGGTGGAGCGTAGCTCATCGCCGTAGCAGAAACAGCAGGAGTCGATGATACTGATGCCTGTGGTGCATCTGTAATCCCCAAAACGGTCAGCGCTCTAATTCTTGCTTGGTCTTCGGCAGCTTCCACCGTTTCTGCTGCTGCCATACCAGTTGCACGAGTTACACCTTCAATTTGAATGCTTGCCCGAACGATATATTTTCCTTGAAAAATCTCTACTAATTCAGAAATTAGACTGCCGTTGGGATACAAGCTCTGGAATTGAGCCAACATAATACTGCCACCAAATCTAAATCTACGGAACAATGGGGTTGATGCTACCTGTGTACCCCAGCAACTTGTTATACCAATTCGTAATGGGCTACGCCCCGCTTCTCTACGTTCTCGGAGCGTGTCGTAGACAGACGCTACGCGAACGCTAACATAATTCGTAAAAGTTAGACGGAATTTAGCTGAATAACTTTGAATCCCGTTGCCGAATTTTCAAGAATTGGGGGTTACTCACTTTAGCGAAAGTTGCTATTGTTGATTTATTTTAACTTGACATCCACTGGTAACAATTCAAAATTCAAAATTAATAATTTCAACCTGCTGCCTTCTGCTTCCGACCTAACTCTAGGTGGCTTGACTAACTAATGCTATACTATTTACCCAATTCAACATCTAGAAGTATTTTCTGGAAGTACGCTCTAAATCTACAATAATGAAGATACGGTTCGCCCTCACTGCTTATTCAACTGCTACCTAATTGTGGCCAATTCTACATAAGGACAAATTGGGTAATTCAGCAGTTTCTCCTAGTAAAATTCAGAGTATCATGGCGTAAAAGTACCTTCAAGCTAGACAATCAAACACCTGTATTTTCCCCTACATAACGCTTTTGGTGAGCGTGGAGAGTAAATCTTAGACCAGCCTCTCAGAACCAGTTGCGTATTTACCAGATGGGGCAGAATATCAATCAGGTTGACTCTCTCAGTTTTGTTAGATGAAGGAACCCCAATGCTAGCTAACTCTGTTGTCGTGCAGTGAGAAGTTCTTCAACGTTGTACTCTTGCGGAGAAATAACCTACGCGGAGGGTCTTGTGAAGAAACAGCTTACTTTATAGGTTGGGTTAGCTTCCTTTGGGAGAATTTCGGGAACTCAATCTGAGAGTAATTCGTTTCCAGCTAGTATCTTTAAGCCGTGAGGGTATACGGCACAGAACCAAATTCAAGCAAACATGATGTTTTGACCAAAGGTCGGTTCACTGCATGGAATTTTCAATCGCTACACTCCTTGCCAATTTCACCGATGATAAATTGGTAGCTCGCAAAGTTTTAGAAAAGAAACTCGGTTGCGAGGATGAAGACAGTTTAGAAAAACTCCACATCGCCCTGGAAGTATTGGAGAAAATCGGGATTTTGGCGAAAGAACGCGGGAAATATCGCCGCATTTCCGAGGAAGGTCTCATCGAAGCCAAGTTACGTTGTTCTAGTAAGGGCTTTTGTTTCGCTATTCAAGATGTCGAAGGGGCTGAGGATATTTACATCCGAGAAAGTCATCTGAGTAATGCGTGGAATGGCGATCGCGTTTTGGTACGTGTTCTCAAAGAAGGTAGTCGTCGCCGTTCCCCAGAGGGCGAGGTAAAGCTGATTTTAGAACGTTCCAATCACACTCTACTAGCAAGAATTAAGCAAGTGGAAGGTGGTTTTCGCGCTGTTCCCTTGGATGACAGATTGCTGTTTGAACTGAAAATTCAAGCTAACAAATTGAAACTGGAAGAAGCAATTGATCACCTCGCCCATGTCGAAGTTCTACGTTATCCTTTAGCTCAATACCCGCCTGTAGGTCGCGTAGTCCAAATCCTGGGTAGTGATGCAGAAGCGGCGGCGGACATAGATTTAGTTACCTGTAAACATGACTTAGCTCGTAATTTCCCTGAATCAATTTTAGAAGCAGCCGCTAAGTTACCCAAAAGGTTACTCAAGGCAGACCTCAAAAATAAACTAGATTTACGTAATCTCTTTACCTTTACGATTACAGGTATTAATGGCGACACAAAGGTCATAGAACATGCCTTTAGTTTAGAAAAAACAATTTCTGGTAATTGGCAATTAGGTTTTCACATTGCCGATGTTTCTCACTATGTCCAACCAGATGAACCCCTAGATAGAGAAGCTATTAAACGGGGTAGGTCGGTATATTTGGGAGATTTAGTATTGCCAATGTTACCAGATACGGTGGCCGATCGCGCTTCACTGGTAACGGGAAGCGATCGCTTGGCGCTATCTTTCTTAATTGCCATTTCCTCCCAATCAGGCGAAGTTTTGGAATGGGAAATTCAACCCAGTGTAATTAACGTAGACACCAGCATCACCAAGCAACAAGCCCAAGCTATTCTACAAGGTGAAGTTGGCAAAAAAGACCCAACCCAAGTAGTAGAAATACTGCAAAATTTAGTTACCATTGCTCAAGGTATTAAAGATTCACGCCTGACTCGTGGGAGTTTGCAGTTAAATCTGCCTTCAAATCAAAACCCCTACTACGACGAAGGCATTTTAGGCGCTGTGTTGGTGAGCGATTCCCCAGTGCGATCGCTACTAACGGAATTGGTGTTATTAGTCAATGAATTAATCGCCACCCATCTGAGTGCTTTAGGTGTTCCCGCTATTTGGCGAGTTCAAGGTACACCAGACTCGGAAGATGTCCAAGAAATGCTGAAACTGGCAATTAATTTAGGGGTAGAACTGGCACTAGAACCAGATGTAGAAATTGAACCCCTCGATTATCAACAGTTAACTAGGGCATTTGCTGAGTCTCCCTCAGAACAGGTGTTAACTTATCTTCTACAAGATACCCTCAAGCCTGCGTCCTACAGCACCACCAAAACATCTCACTTTGGGTTAGCGCTACCACAATACACTCACTTCACATCGCCGATGCGCCGTTACCCAGATTTGCTGATGCAGAGAGTATACTATCAGCTACTAGAACACGGACGCGATCGCCGCAACACCAGAGTCAAGGAACGGGTGAACCTCCGCCACTCCTCTAGCCATGCGGAAATTAACTGGAACGTGTTAGCGCCAGAGTTGCAGCAGGAAATGCAAAGCGACTTAACTAGGGTAATCATCCAAATCAACGACAGGGAGAAAGAAGTTCAAGAAGCCGAAGCCGATTTAGCTGGGTTGCAAAAAGCCCAACTGATGAAACAGCGTATTGGGCAAGTCTTTCAAGGCGTGATTACTGGCGTACAGTCCTACGGCTTCTTTGTAGAAATTGAAGTCCCAGCCGCCGAAGTTACCACGAGTACTGGCGGGCCTTTGCGTGTTGAAGGGTTGGTACACGTTAGTTCTCTCAAAGATGACTGGTATGAGTACCGCGCTAGACAACAAGCACTGTTTGGCAGAAAAAATCGCGCTTCTTATAGATTAGGCGATCGCGTTTCTGTCCAAGTTAAGAGTGTCGATTACTATCGCCAGCAAATTGATTTAGTCACTGTCGGTAGTGATGGCGTACCCAAAAATTTAGGTCTTGGTGATGTTAATGGTGATATGGGCGATATTTATTTACCCAATGACCTTGATTCTGACGATTTAGATCCTTATGCTGATGATGAAGACTAACTTTTGTTAAGCATCTGGTGTCACAACATAACAAACCCCTAATCATCGGCGTATCAGGAGCTTCTGGACTGATTTACGCCGTTCGCGCCTTAAAATTTCTGCTTGCAGCCGACTATGAAATTGAATTAGTCGCCTCTAAATCAACATACATGGTTTGGCAAGCAGAACAGGAAATTCGGATGCCAGCAGAACCACTTCAACAAGAGCAATTCTGGCGAGAACAGGCTGGGGTTGCTCATTCTGGTAAACTGCGTTGCCATTCTTGGAGCGATGTCGGAGCCAATATTGCCAGTGGTTCCTTTCGCACCGTGGGGATGATTGTGATTCCTTGTAGTATGAGTACAGTAGCCAAGCTAGCAGGCGGCTTAAGTTCCGATCTACTAGAACGGGCGGCTGACGTTCAACTCAAAGAAGGACGTAAGTTAGTTATCGTTCCTAGAGAAACCCCCTTCAGCCTAATTCACCTGCGAAACTTAACCACCTTAGCCGAAACTGGAGTCCGCATAGTCCCTGCTATTCCAGCTTGGTATCACAACCCGCAAACAATCGAGGACTTAGTTGATTTTGTCGTCGCCCGTACCTTAGACCAACTCGACATTGATTGTGTACCCTTGAGAAGATGGGAAGGAGGGAAGCGTAATTCGTAATACTATGGCTGTAATTCGCTTAACTTTATTAGTAGCGGTACTAGGTGGACTAACACTGTTGTTAGTACAGAATTTGTCGCCAGCATTACCTCTGGTATTTTTAGGTATGCGAAGCCAACCATTACCCTTGGCAGTTTGGATACTATTTAGCACTGCTGCTGGTGCTGGCACATCTTTATTAATAACGAGCTTATTTAGATTATCTAGTTACTTTGGTGGACAACCACGCCAAAAACCGCCCAAATCAACTACAACCTCCAGGCGTAGTACAGCTAACCGCAAAGAAGAATTTACACCACCCCCATCAAGTAAAGAACCAGCAAGTAAAACTAACTACGCTGCTAGTGATGAGATTGATGATTGGGAAACTAATAGTGCAGATGATGACTGGGATATTGAAGAGAAGCCACAGGAAGCAACCACAAGTAAATCTCAGTCCGACTCATTTTCAAATTCTTCCACTTACGAACGTCCACAAAATCCTAAGAGCGGTACTCAGTCTGGTTCTACATATTCTTACAGTTACAGAGAACCAAAAAACACCGCAGCCGGGAAAACCGAATCAGTATACGATGCTGATTACCGAGTCATCATTCCCCCATATCAGCCACCCACTAAAGATACAACTGATGATGATGATGATTGGGGCTTTGATGATGATGATGAATAAAGTTTTCAGTTGTCAGCTTGTTTCCACTGTCAACTGTTCACTGTTCACTTCACTCCACACCGTTCACGAGACTCCTGCTTGACCTTACCGCTCATAGCAGCTTCTTGCAAACTCATGAACGCATTTAAATCTTCTAAATCATAGTGAGTAGTTAGTAGATAGCGTAGTTTATTTTCTGCCTCAACTGTAAGATAGCCTGTAGCTAAAGCTTGTTGCACAACATCACGGATTCGAGTCATGGTTGATGCCTCATTACACACCACATTAATTAAATTGGGCTAACGACTGTAGGATATGCAGTAATTGTTATGCTTCAACCGTTAATTTTGTTAAAGCTATCTAGTGTTTTTTTACACCTAAATTTGCAATACTGGTTTATTAAAGCCAATTACTGCTAAATCTAAAATCTTGGTTGTGTGTTGAATAAAACACCGGATCATCTTCAAACAAAAGCGCCTTGAGAAATATAGAGTCAGTCTTATTTATAGTGACTGGAATTTGTTGATTAAAGTTTCAAAGAAGTTTTAATAAATTTCTTTTGAACTCAACCATACACAACACATTACTACGAAGTCAATTAAAAAAAGTGATTAAATCGGTGATAAATTTGTCTAAACTTTGTATGAACTGAATGGAAAGATAGTTAATAGATTGTCTAAGTTACATTCAATACACAAAAACCTGTAATAGCAACAATCCATTCTCAGCAGACAGATGAGTTAATAGCGCCTACAAATAGTTAAAACCTAACAAAATATACATTAATTTAGCTTCAAATCAAGGAAAACTAACTTTGAAGCTAAAGTAACTGACAAGACACAATAACAGCAAAATTAGTGTATTTGATAATTGTTATTTTCTGCACCTACCCTAAAGTAGATATTAACTCGACTAAATTGTACTTCCTGTTTTAATTCAGAAATTGTCATCACAGATACAGTAAAAAATATATTTTTCAATTAATAAACTATTTTTCGCCCGGCACTTTATTTTTTAATTGAAAGGTAAGTATCAAAGTTTGTCTTAACTACGGACTTGAGAGAGTGTACGATTGAGCGCTTAATAGAGGAGAATTTTAAATTGAGTGCGCAGTAAGCAAATACCATTTTGATAGCGCATCTCAACAACTATAAAAAAGCCAGTCGTTGCACAACGGAGAATTAAACCAGAGTGAGTAGTTTATTGCAGGGAGTTAATCTCTACTTAATCGGCATGATGGGTGCTGGTAAGACTACAGTAGGACATATACTCGCCAAGCAATTGGGTTATATGTTTGTAGATACGGATGATATTATTACCCAAGCTGCCAAAAAATCCATCAGTGAAATATTTGCCGCAGAAGGGGAAGAGGGATTTCGCCAGATAGAAAGTGATGTGCTGGCTCAGGTTTGCGCCCATACTAAGTTAACTGTAGCCACAGGTGGCGGTATTGTCTTACGGCGAGAAAACTGGAGTTATCTGCACCACGGTTTAATTGTGTGGTTAGATGTGCCAGTTGATTTACTATACGCACGTTTAGCAGAGGATACCACAAGACCATTGTTGCAAGACCCTGATCCCCAAGGAAAATTGCGATCGCTCCTTGAGGCGCGAACACCTCTCTACTCCCAAGCAGACTTGCGTATTCCAGTCACCGCCGAAGAAACACCAGCACAAATTGCTGATAAAGTCATACAGGCAATTCCTAGCGTGTTGAAAAAGCAACAGACAGAGGAAAATAACTAATGGCTGTTGACTGTTGACTAATGACTAATGACTAATGACTAATGACTAATGACAACTAACAAGATATGTAATAAGAGATTGTGACTCGTAGCAAAGTCTTTTACACTGACTGGATAAATATTAATAAATTTCCACGGCTTCTCGATGATGGTCAACGATATTGAGTATATCAGGCAAGCTGAAGCTACTCGTGTACAGGTACTAAGCGAAGCACTACCTTATATTCAACAATTTGCTGGGCGCACCGTTGTTGTTAAATATGGTGGTGCAGCAATGAAAGATAGCAAGCTCAAAGACCAAGTGATCCGCGATATTGTGTTTTTGTCTTGCGTTGGGTTGCGACCAATTTTAGTACACGGCGGCGGCCCAGAAATTAACAGTTGGTTGGATAAGTTAGGCATCGAACCGCAATTTAAAAATGGTCTGCGAGTTACTGATGCGCCCACAATGGATGTAGTAGAGATGGTGTTAGTGGGTCGAGTTAATAAAGAAATTGTTTCTTTAATTAACCAAGCTGGCGGTTTAGCCGTTGGTCTTTGTGGTAAGGATGGTAACTTAATTACTGCTCGTCCTCAAGGTCAAGAGGGTATCGGCTTCGTTGGGGAAGTAAGTAACGTTAATATCAAAATTTTGGAAACCTTGGCGAGTAACGGCTATATTCCCGTTGTCTCTAGCGTTGCGGCCGATGATTCGGGACAAGCTTACAATATTAACGCCGATACTGTAGCGGGTGAAATCGCTGCTGCCTTGGGTGCAGAAAAATTAATTTTATTAACGGATACCAGAGGTATTTTAAAAGATTATAAAGACCCTAACACCCTAATTCCCAAGGTAGATATTCGGGAAGCTAGGGAATTAATATCTAGCGGTATCGTTAGCGGTGGCATGATCCCCAAAGTAACATGTTGTGTGCGATCGCTTGCTCAAGGAGTAAAAGCTGCACACATAATTGATGGTCGCCTTCCCCACGCTTTGTTACTAGAAATCTTTACTGATGTTGGGATTGGAACAATGATTCTCGGTTCTCAGTATAGTTAAGTTATAAGGGAAATGAAGGAGATGAGGGAAATGAGGTACACAAAGCAAATAAGATAAATAAAAATTATTCCCCCACTCCCCACTCCCTACTCCCCATTCTCCATTTCCAAAACAATGCTGATTAGTGAGTAAAAAGTGACTACAGAAAGTTTAGAACTGGCTAGAACTCGATATCAAGCAGGTAAGGCTGCTTTTGAAAATGGACAATATCGAGAAGCTGTAGAAAATTTGGAAAAAGCTAGGGCTTTATTGGCGCGTAACACCCGCCTTGGTGGTGAGGTGGAACTTTGGTTAGTGACAGCCTATGAAGCAGCCGGACGTACAGAAGATGCGATCGCACTTTGTCAACAATTACGTCGTCATCCCCACTCAGAAACTAGCCAGCAAGCTCGTCGTTTGCTTTATATCCTACAAGCACCAAGGCTAAAACGACCTAGTAATTGGATGACGGAAATACCCGACTTAGGTGCATTGTCTGATAATGAGTCCAAAATTCGGATCACAGCCAAGCCACTTAAACCTAGTGAACGCAAACCACCTGCTGAACCAGAATTTGTTGATCTGTCCCAAGTCAATACTAAAGATAATCGCTTTATTGGGTTGGCTTTAATTGTAATTGGATTAACTATTTCATATTTGGTTTGGTTGGGTTTTTAAGAGGCAGGGGAGCAGAGGGGCAGAGGGGCAGAGGAGAGAAAACAACTGACAACTGACTAATGAAATTGAGGAGAAATATATTAATGAATTATGGTAAATTTT
Above is a genomic segment from Nostoc sp. MS1 containing:
- the clpP gene encoding ATP-dependent Clp endopeptidase proteolytic subunit ClpP, whose protein sequence is MTIPIVIEQSGRGERAFDIYSRLLRERIIFLGQQVDSNLANLIVAQLLFLDAEDPEKDIYLYINSPGGSVTAGMGIFNTMKQIRPDVCTICTGLAASMGAFLLSAGTKGKRMSLPHSRIMIHQPLGGAQGQATDIEIQAREILYHKRRLNEYLAEHTGQPLDRIAEDTERDFFMSPHEAQEYGLIDQVIDRHAAGSRPVAMVGQ
- a CDS encoding ribonuclease R family protein, which codes for MEFSIATLLANFTDDKLVARKVLEKKLGCEDEDSLEKLHIALEVLEKIGILAKERGKYRRISEEGLIEAKLRCSSKGFCFAIQDVEGAEDIYIRESHLSNAWNGDRVLVRVLKEGSRRRSPEGEVKLILERSNHTLLARIKQVEGGFRAVPLDDRLLFELKIQANKLKLEEAIDHLAHVEVLRYPLAQYPPVGRVVQILGSDAEAAADIDLVTCKHDLARNFPESILEAAAKLPKRLLKADLKNKLDLRNLFTFTITGINGDTKVIEHAFSLEKTISGNWQLGFHIADVSHYVQPDEPLDREAIKRGRSVYLGDLVLPMLPDTVADRASLVTGSDRLALSFLIAISSQSGEVLEWEIQPSVINVDTSITKQQAQAILQGEVGKKDPTQVVEILQNLVTIAQGIKDSRLTRGSLQLNLPSNQNPYYDEGILGAVLVSDSPVRSLLTELVLLVNELIATHLSALGVPAIWRVQGTPDSEDVQEMLKLAINLGVELALEPDVEIEPLDYQQLTRAFAESPSEQVLTYLLQDTLKPASYSTTKTSHFGLALPQYTHFTSPMRRYPDLLMQRVYYQLLEHGRDRRNTRVKERVNLRHSSSHAEINWNVLAPELQQEMQSDLTRVIIQINDREKEVQEAEADLAGLQKAQLMKQRIGQVFQGVITGVQSYGFFVEIEVPAAEVTTSTGGPLRVEGLVHVSSLKDDWYEYRARQQALFGRKNRASYRLGDRVSVQVKSVDYYRQQIDLVTVGSDGVPKNLGLGDVNGDMGDIYLPNDLDSDDLDPYADDED
- a CDS encoding flavin prenyltransferase UbiX, whose amino-acid sequence is MSQHNKPLIIGVSGASGLIYAVRALKFLLAADYEIELVASKSTYMVWQAEQEIRMPAEPLQQEQFWREQAGVAHSGKLRCHSWSDVGANIASGSFRTVGMIVIPCSMSTVAKLAGGLSSDLLERAADVQLKEGRKLVIVPRETPFSLIHLRNLTTLAETGVRIVPAIPAWYHNPQTIEDLVDFVVARTLDQLDIDCVPLRRWEGGKRNS
- a CDS encoding LapA family protein, with the protein product MAVIRLTLLVAVLGGLTLLLVQNLSPALPLVFLGMRSQPLPLAVWILFSTAAGAGTSLLITSLFRLSSYFGGQPRQKPPKSTTTSRRSTANRKEEFTPPPSSKEPASKTNYAASDEIDDWETNSADDDWDIEEKPQEATTSKSQSDSFSNSSTYERPQNPKSGTQSGSTYSYSYREPKNTAAGKTESVYDADYRVIIPPYQPPTKDTTDDDDDWGFDDDDE
- a CDS encoding shikimate kinase; translation: MSSLLQGVNLYLIGMMGAGKTTVGHILAKQLGYMFVDTDDIITQAAKKSISEIFAAEGEEGFRQIESDVLAQVCAHTKLTVATGGGIVLRRENWSYLHHGLIVWLDVPVDLLYARLAEDTTRPLLQDPDPQGKLRSLLEARTPLYSQADLRIPVTAEETPAQIADKVIQAIPSVLKKQQTEENN
- the argB gene encoding acetylglutamate kinase; this translates as MMVNDIEYIRQAEATRVQVLSEALPYIQQFAGRTVVVKYGGAAMKDSKLKDQVIRDIVFLSCVGLRPILVHGGGPEINSWLDKLGIEPQFKNGLRVTDAPTMDVVEMVLVGRVNKEIVSLINQAGGLAVGLCGKDGNLITARPQGQEGIGFVGEVSNVNIKILETLASNGYIPVVSSVAADDSGQAYNINADTVAGEIAAALGAEKLILLTDTRGILKDYKDPNTLIPKVDIREARELISSGIVSGGMIPKVTCCVRSLAQGVKAAHIIDGRLPHALLLEIFTDVGIGTMILGSQYS
- a CDS encoding tetratricopeptide repeat protein: MTTESLELARTRYQAGKAAFENGQYREAVENLEKARALLARNTRLGGEVELWLVTAYEAAGRTEDAIALCQQLRRHPHSETSQQARRLLYILQAPRLKRPSNWMTEIPDLGALSDNESKIRITAKPLKPSERKPPAEPEFVDLSQVNTKDNRFIGLALIVIGLTISYLVWLGF